A window of Nocardia arthritidis genomic DNA:
GATCGAAGGACAGGTATGAAATCCGTCATCAAGGCCTTGGTCTCGGCTATATTGACGATAGCCACCCTGCTGACTATTACGACCGGACATGCGGCCGGACAAGAACGCGTCTCAGCCGCCGGAGATTATCACTTCATCCGAAATATGGCCAGCGGCAAGGTATTGGACATCGAGGGCGGCAGCACCCAAGAGGGGGCCGCAGTCATTCTTTGGGACAAGCGAGACCATGATAACGACAACCAGTTGTGGAAATTTACCGAGGGGCTTATCGTCAACAAGAAGAGTGGACTTTCCCTGGAAATAACGATGGACAAGTCAGGCAGTATCACCATCGGAAAGGGACGCATCGTTCAAGCCGCAAAGCGCGAACCGGCAGCCGACCGCCAGCGCTGGAAATACAATGACGAGCACCAGCTGCTGAGTTTCCTGGGCGAGGACGAACTCTGCCTCTCGGGCGCAAAAGGCGATGTCCAGACCCCCGGTAACAACCTCGTTATCAATTTTGTCGACGGCACCGCCTCGCAGCAATGGATGTTCGACTCGCCGTAATCGCGGCGACGGCTGAGAGCTATGGTGCGGCCGTCAGGTCGCGGCGTCGAGCCGGTCGACGCCGCGACCGGGCCTTATTCAGATCCGGTTGGTGTCGTGGTTTGTGCGCGGTTTCCGAAAATTTTGTGTTGTACGCACATAGCGGTCTACAGCTTCCTTTGGATAGCATCGTATGCACCGAGGATCGGAGCCGAACCGCAATTGATATACCCAATTAAGGGGATTTGTGGGGATGGTTTTCGATTACGGTTGGTTCACCTCACCCTGACCCCTGATGGCGGGCGAGGTATTCGAATGTCGATCCTATGACAACGCGGGCCGCCAGCTGCAGGTGTGCGGTGCCGCGCTGTCATTCTGTATGTCTTGGAGGGCAATAATAATGAAGGTTCCTCGTCCGGAGCATCACGCGAGGATTGTGGGCAATTTGCGTACTGTGCTGTCCGGTGAGCAGTCGGACGCGACGCATGCGCGGGTGGCTCGGGTGGCGGCCAACCGGCCACGCCACCACCTTGTGGGCGTGGCGTTCAACGCGTTTGCCCGCCTGGGCGAGGGCAAGACGCTGACCGATTTCGAGCGGCGGCTGGTGGATCCGTTGCGGCGGTTGGGGTTCAGCGATGATCAGCTCGCTGAGCTGGGCGCGGTCCATGCCGGTGCTGCGACCGAGGCGCGCCGGGCGGTGTTCCCGCAGGCGGTGGCTCACCTGAGCACCGAACAGGGTTATACCGATGCCGATTTCCGCCGTGATGCCCCGAAAATGGTCGCCGAGATTCTCGCGATGCCGTCCGTGCGGGTCACCGACGCGACCACGGCGCGCGCGGGCGAGGCCACCGTACCCGCGCCGCCCGATGACGAATTCGCTCGCGCGGCGAAGGCCGCGGGCTGGAGCCTGAATATCCTCGCGTCGACCGCGGACTCGGCCCCCGCACCCGAGTCCAGTGGCCGACTCACCTCCGATGACACCGTCTGGCAGGTGCGCGCCACGAGCATGCACGCCGTCGCCCAGTCCCACGACGATCACGGCACCCCGACCGACGAGTGGTACTTCGGGTTCGCCACCACCAACACCAAGCGGACCACGTCATACAAGTCCGAGGTGATGGCGGACATCGACGACGGCGTGAACCGGGATTTCCGGCAGAACGTGCTGTGGGTCGGCTCGGCGGGTGCTACCGGCCTGGTGTGCACCGTCGACTGCTGGGAACAAGACAACGACGAGCAATACATGCAATACGACAATTCGCTGCATGCCTTGGCAAATGCCATCGTGGAGAACCTCATCGACCCCTCCACCTGGCTACAGTTCCTGTCCGATGTCGCAGAGGCCGCAGCCCTCGAGGGCGGTGCCGGTGTCGCCGCCTTCCTGCTCGGCACCCTCATCGGCACGGCGGTCGCCGCCGCTCTCGGCGCGGCGATCGCCGCGATCATCAATGCGTTGACGGCCTGGGCGGCCGACGATCATGTCGGCACCTCGGTGGTCGCGATCACCCCCGATATCCTGCGAAGCTCCGGCGGCGGCCGGCAGTTGGAGGTCCATCTGGACGGCCGCGGCAACGGTGAAGGCTATGCCATCGTCCACCTCCAGCTCCAGCAACTGCCCGGGGAACCGATAAATCTCATCAACCAGGGCAGCAATCTGGCTCTGGAAGCGCTGCTGGAGGACGATTCCGTCCTGGTCAGGCAGCGCCGCTACGACCCCAACAATCCTGCGCAGCTGTGGGTCCACGATCATGACGGGATCATATGGAATGTGGCTGCCGGAGACGTCTTGGATGTGGATCGCGGGGGAACCGAGGACGGGGATCTGGTATACCATTGGCGGTACAACGGCGGCGCCAATCAGGTGTGGTACTCCGAATACATTGACATTTACCAGGCTTATTTCTACCGCAACTCGAACAGCGGCAAATACCTCGATGTAAATAAAGGCAGTCATGAAGAGACCGCGTGGATCCATCAGTGGTCAAAGAACGGGTCTTCTGCCCAGAGATGGTTGCAGTCTGCTCCACCGGCCACGCTGATCTTCGAATATCCCAGGGACGGATTTACTCTATCTCCTGATGCTGACCAATTCGCTAACGGAACCACATCGCTCCCGGACATCTATACCCTGGTCCTGACCAGGGACGGCGAATACGTCGGTGAAGCGAACCCGTCGGCCGACGGAAATTGGGAAATAAAGATGGACACTTCGGCATGGCCGCCCGGCGAGCACACGCTCCGTATTCGAGCAAAGAGCGGCTACCCCGGCGAAGGCCAGGTCACCGTCCGAGTTGCGTCTACTCCTTCTCCTTCGCCTCTGCCGCCGGCCACATTTACCTTCTCTTCGCCATACGACGGAGACCGTTTGCCTGGTTATAACATCGTCGCTCGCGGAACCACATCGCTCCCGGACACCGCGACTGTGGTCCTGGAAATGTCTTCGGGCTTTGCCTTCGATTACATCGGTGAAGCGAACCCGGTCTATGGAGAATGGGAAATCCCGCTGAACAATACAGCGTGGGGCGAGTTCCAAAAGGCTACTCTCCGTATTCGGGCAAAAAGCGGCTACTCGGGGGAACGTACGGCAATCGTCTACAGGTAAGCCCCCCGAGGCGAATAACGGGCACGCCAGGTGAGATCGCGAGGCTGAGGGTACTCGGCTACCCGTGATCTCACTCTCGGTACCTGGGCGGCCGAAGCCGGTGCGACGCAACAGAATATGGTTGCGTCGCCGCGGCCTGAATAGGCAGCTTCTTCCACCCGCTTCGCCGAACCCCGCCGGAGGACTCGCCGGATGTGCCGCGGCGGAGCCGACCTGGCGCGGCTCACCCGCGGCGCATTTCGGCGGCGACGCCGCGGAGGTCTTCGATCAGCGCCCGTGTCGGTGGCTTCATCGGCCGATCGACCAGCCGGCTCATCCCTACCGTGATTTCCGGAGCATCCGACCATGCCGGCAGTACCGCCACGCGTAGGTCACCGGTTGCGGTGAGACTTCGTGGCAGCACCGCGATCATGTCGGTCTCCAGCAACAGCTGCAGTGCCACGGCGAACGAAGAGGTTTCGATCCGGCGCTCGGGCAACGGCATCGCGGATCGGGCGAAGACCTCTTCGTATTCGCCCCGCGAATCCACTTCCGTAGCGGGCAGGATCCAGGTGTATTCCGCCAGATCCCGCAGCGTCGGATTGCCCACTCCGACCATCGGATGATCCGCTCGCACAACCAGTTCGACGAAATCCGTGCAGAGGACCTCGGTAATAATCGTTGGCTCGGCCGCCGCAGAAAGCCTACCGACCACGAGATCGACACGCCCCGACTCCAGATCCGCCGGCACCGCTTCCGGCGGCGCGGTGCGCACCACCACCGTCACCAACGGATACCGCGCCTTCGATCGGGCAATTGCTCGCGAGAGCAACAGATTCGACCCGGACGTATCGGTTCCGACGACCACCGTGCCACGCGCCCCGTCCGCCAACTCGGCGATGTAACGTCCGGCCTGCAATAGCCGCGTAATGACCGCACGCGCGTGTGCGGCAGCGGCATCGCCGAAAATGGTCGGCGTAACCCCGCGCGGCCCACGCTCATACAG
This region includes:
- a CDS encoding RICIN domain-containing protein, which produces MYFAYELVAVTLRRPEHNAYRMIPLEKQIEMQCRAHRRISKTGTNTDRRTGMKSVIKALVSAILTIATLLTITTGHAAGQERVSAAGDYHFIRNMASGKVLDIEGGSTQEGAAVILWDKRDHDNDNQLWKFTEGLIVNKKSGLSLEITMDKSGSITIGKGRIVQAAKREPAADRQRWKYNDEHQLLSFLGEDELCLSGAKGDVQTPGNNLVINFVDGTASQQWMFDSP
- a CDS encoding RICIN domain-containing protein; amino-acid sequence: MLSGEQSDATHARVARVAANRPRHHLVGVAFNAFARLGEGKTLTDFERRLVDPLRRLGFSDDQLAELGAVHAGAATEARRAVFPQAVAHLSTEQGYTDADFRRDAPKMVAEILAMPSVRVTDATTARAGEATVPAPPDDEFARAAKAAGWSLNILASTADSAPAPESSGRLTSDDTVWQVRATSMHAVAQSHDDHGTPTDEWYFGFATTNTKRTTSYKSEVMADIDDGVNRDFRQNVLWVGSAGATGLVCTVDCWEQDNDEQYMQYDNSLHALANAIVENLIDPSTWLQFLSDVAEAAALEGGAGVAAFLLGTLIGTAVAAALGAAIAAIINALTAWAADDHVGTSVVAITPDILRSSGGGRQLEVHLDGRGNGEGYAIVHLQLQQLPGEPINLINQGSNLALEALLEDDSVLVRQRRYDPNNPAQLWVHDHDGIIWNVAAGDVLDVDRGGTEDGDLVYHWRYNGGANQVWYSEYIDIYQAYFYRNSNSGKYLDVNKGSHEETAWIHQWSKNGSSAQRWLQSAPPATLIFEYPRDGFTLSPDADQFANGTTSLPDIYTLVLTRDGEYVGEANPSADGNWEIKMDTSAWPPGEHTLRIRAKSGYPGEGQVTVRVASTPSPSPLPPATFTFSSPYDGDRLPGYNIVARGTTSLPDTATVVLEMSSGFAFDYIGEANPVYGEWEIPLNNTAWGEFQKATLRIRAKSGYSGERTAIVYR
- a CDS encoding LysR substrate-binding domain-containing protein codes for the protein MVMDGRCLRDGRLKLRHLLLLDALARHGSLVGAAAELHITQPVATRNLRELESILGVELYERGPRGVTPTIFGDAAAAHARAVITRLLQAGRYIAELADGARGTVVVGTDTSGSNLLLSRAIARSKARYPLVTVVVRTAPPEAVPADLESGRVDLVVGRLSAAAEPTIITEVLCTDFVELVVRADHPMVGVGNPTLRDLAEYTWILPATEVDSRGEYEEVFARSAMPLPERRIETSSFAVALQLLLETDMIAVLPRSLTATGDLRVAVLPAWSDAPEITVGMSRLVDRPMKPPTRALIEDLRGVAAEMRRG